One genomic region from Argentina anserina chromosome 2, drPotAnse1.1, whole genome shotgun sequence encodes:
- the LOC126782413 gene encoding E3 ubiquitin-protein ligase SINA-like 10, with amino-acid sequence MVGRARIFGREIGEDVREPFPKRFRQDYPIYFERLMPEHDRDIFERPIYQDLEDDEELEYQEDDEEEQRYYAYQQDEDDIEVQVVDEEEVQVVDEEEVYPEDNGDGEHIYIEEEEEEEEEEEEPNYEPISDEPINVTLNDPRIFDCSICFEPLTIPVFQCENNGHIACSSCSSKIHRCPSCPSPFGSSRCRIIEKVLESTTTSCRNSKHGCKETMTYDKKREHERACMHLPCSCPHPVCDFVASYGNLYKHFRTNHASSATQFRFNSEFSITLNKNEKFTVLQERNQGTMFVIKNRIIEGVGNAVRLHCLQPSFLKESYYKLDAMSTNENVLRLQSYTKSSPNCVYDGPPSSMATFLLIPLDFFRSSDQLRMNLYILPNGVPLPPTLSI; translated from the coding sequence ATGGTGGGAAGAGCTCGAATATTTGGTAGGGAAATCGGAGAAGATGTAAGAGAGCCGTTTCCGAAGAGATTTCGTCAAGATTATCCCATATATTTTGAAAGATTAATGCCGGAGCATGATCGTGATATATTTGAACGACCCATATATCAAGATctagaagatgatgaagaactaGAATAccaagaagatgatgaggaagaacaACGATATTATGCATATCAACAAGATGAGGACGATATAGAAGTACAAGTtgttgatgaagaagaagtacAAGTtgttgatgaagaagaagtatATCCAGAAGATAATGGAGATGGTGAACATATCTATatagaagaggaagaggaagaggaagaggaagaggaagagccAAATTATGAACCCATCAGTGATGAGCCTattaatgtcaccttaaacgATCCACGAATTTTTGACTGTTCAATTTGCTTTGAACCCTTAACCATCCCAGTGTTCCAGTGTGAAAATAATGGGCACATAGCTTGCAGCTCCTGCAGCTCCAAAATACACAGATGTCCATCATGCCCTAGCCCCTTTGGCTCTAGTCGTTGTCGTATCATTGAGAAGGTTCTGGAATCAACTACAACATCATGTCGAAATAGCAAGCATGGCTGCAAAGAAACCATGACTTATGACAAGAAAAGAGAACATGAAAGGGCATGTATGCACTTGCCTTGTTCCTGCCCCCATCCTGTCTGTGACTTTGTCGCTTCGTATGGGAACTTATACAAGCACTTCCGCACGAATCATGCCAGTTCTGCGACCCAATTCAGGTTCAACAGCGAGTTTTCCATTACATTGAACAAGAATGAGAAGTTTACTGTTCTCCAAGAAAGAAACCAAGGCACAATGTTTGTCATCAAGAATCGCATCATCGAAGGAGTAGGGAATGCGGTCAGGCTTCATTGTCTTCAACCTAGCTTCTTAAAGGAGTCTTACTATAAACTTGATGCTATGTCGACCAATGAAAATGTCCTCAGATTACAGTCTTACACTAAGAGCAGTCCAAACTGTGTTTATGATGGCCCTCCTTCTTCAATGGCTACTTTCCTTTTAATCCCACTCGATTTTTTCAGGTCAAGTGACCAGCTGAGGATGAATCTCTATATATTGCCAAATGGAGTGCCTCTTCCTCCAACATTATCAATCTAG